From Hemitrygon akajei chromosome 19, sHemAka1.3, whole genome shotgun sequence, the proteins below share one genomic window:
- the LOC140742079 gene encoding interferon-related developmental regulator 2-like isoform X3, producing the protein MPKTRGRCGQNKGSLRHELLQLKASARAAQLEGGRNGAKGETQASDDDLASEVLSHYSSTSETASVPEEGNEAINVQMAQEEAEDKLKECIDNTMDKSAKTRQNALESLRLAFSSKILSDFLVERRVTITDCLERCFKKGKGEEQALAAVVATLLCIQLGPCKEAEDVFKTLKSILINIVCDKSANLAAKHNCATALGTCCYVAANEAEDLASCLTCLESVFSASYVKGDGSVPSHNSQTQVLHCNALQSWSLLVTICPPSKIQKFLEIHMSKLPGLLCSDNLSLRIAAGEAIALLFELARKTDQDYLYEDTGQLCEKLKALATDSNKYRAKNDRRKQRSIFRDVLHSIEDEDCPEETVKFGVECLYIDSWARRRAYDAFKDVLGSGIRHHLQHNELLRDIFELGPPLVLDTAAIKANKISRFEKHHYNSAVFKARTKARNKVRDKRADVL; encoded by the exons GAGGACGAAATGGAGCTAAAGGGGAGACTCAGGCCAGTGATGATGATCTTGCCAGTGAAGTACTCAGTCATTACAGCAGTACCAGTGAGACTGCCAGTGTTCCTGAGGAAG GAAATGAAGCCATTAATGTGCAGATGGCTCAGGAGGAAGCAGAGGATAAGTTGAAGGAATGTATTGATAATACAATGGACAAAAG TGCTAAAACAAGACAAAATGCCCTTGAAAGTCTCAGGCTGGCATTCTCTTCCAAAATCCTATCGGACTTTTTAGTGGAAAGGAGAGTCACTATCACTGATTGTTTGGAACGTTGCTTTAAAAAGG GCAAGGGTGAAGAACAAGCACTTGCAGCTGTTGTCGCAACCCTATTGTGTATTCAGCTAGGACCGTGCAAAGAGGCAGAGGATGTTTTCAAAACCCTGAAATCTATTTTAATTAATATCGTTTGTGACAAATCAGCTAACCTAGCTGCCAAACACAAC TGTGCCACAGCTCTGGGAACGTGCTGCTACGTAGCTGCTAATGAAGCAGAG GACCTTGCATCTTGCCTGACATGTTTGGAGAGTGTCTTCAGTGCTTCATATGTAAAGGGGGATGGATCAGTGCCCTCCCACAATTCTCAGACTCAAGTCCTTCACTGCAATGCCCTGCAGTCATGGTCCTTACTGGTTACTATCTGTCCACCCTCCAAAATTCAGAAGTTCTTGGAAAT TCATATGTCCAAATTACCTGGCCTCCTGTGTAGTGACAACTTGAGTTTGCGAATAGCAGCTGGGGAAGCGATAGCACTTCTGTTTGAGTTGGCGCGCAAGACTGATCAA GACTATTTATATGAAGACACTGGCCAGCTCTGTGAAAAGCTGAAAGCATTGGCAACCGACAGTAATAAATACAGGGCCAAAAACGATCGGCGAAAGCAGCGCTCCATTTTCCGAGATGTCTTGCATTCCATTGAG GATGAAGACTGTCCAGAGGAAACAGTTAAGTTTGGGGTTGAGTGCCTTTACATCGACAGCTGGGCCAGAAGAAGAGCTTATGATGCCTTCAAAGATGTTCTTGGGTCTGGTATCAGACACCACCTGCAG CACAATGAATTGCTGCGAGATATCTTTGAACTGGGTCCTCCTCTCGTATTGGATACTGCTGCTATCAAAGCCAATAAAATTTCAAGGTTTGAAAAG CATCACTACAACTCTGCTGTATTCAAGGCAAGGACAAAGGCAAGAAACAAAGTCCGCGATAAAAGAGCTGATGTACTTTGA
- the LOC140742079 gene encoding interferon-related developmental regulator 1-like isoform X4, with protein sequence MPKTRGRCGQNKGGRNGAKGETQASDDDLASEVLSHYSSTSETASVPEEGNEAINVQMAQEEAEDKLKECIDNTMDKSAKTRQNALESLRLAFSSKILSDFLVERRVTITDCLERCFKKGKGEEQALAAVVATLLCIQLGPCKEAEDVFKTLKSILINIVCDKSANLAAKHNCATALGTCCYVAANEAEDLASCLTCLESVFSASYVKGDGSVPSHNSQTQVLHCNALQSWSLLVTICPPSKIQKFLEIHMSKLPGLLCSDNLSLRIAAGEAIALLFELARKTDQDYLYEDTGQLCEKLKALATDSNKYRAKNDRRKQRSIFRDVLHSIEDEDCPEETVKFGVECLYIDSWARRRAYDAFKDVLGSGIRHHLQHNELLRDIFELGPPLVLDTAAIKANKISRFEKHHYNSAVFKARTKARNKVRDKRADVL encoded by the exons GAGGACGAAATGGAGCTAAAGGGGAGACTCAGGCCAGTGATGATGATCTTGCCAGTGAAGTACTCAGTCATTACAGCAGTACCAGTGAGACTGCCAGTGTTCCTGAGGAAG GAAATGAAGCCATTAATGTGCAGATGGCTCAGGAGGAAGCAGAGGATAAGTTGAAGGAATGTATTGATAATACAATGGACAAAAG TGCTAAAACAAGACAAAATGCCCTTGAAAGTCTCAGGCTGGCATTCTCTTCCAAAATCCTATCGGACTTTTTAGTGGAAAGGAGAGTCACTATCACTGATTGTTTGGAACGTTGCTTTAAAAAGG GCAAGGGTGAAGAACAAGCACTTGCAGCTGTTGTCGCAACCCTATTGTGTATTCAGCTAGGACCGTGCAAAGAGGCAGAGGATGTTTTCAAAACCCTGAAATCTATTTTAATTAATATCGTTTGTGACAAATCAGCTAACCTAGCTGCCAAACACAAC TGTGCCACAGCTCTGGGAACGTGCTGCTACGTAGCTGCTAATGAAGCAGAG GACCTTGCATCTTGCCTGACATGTTTGGAGAGTGTCTTCAGTGCTTCATATGTAAAGGGGGATGGATCAGTGCCCTCCCACAATTCTCAGACTCAAGTCCTTCACTGCAATGCCCTGCAGTCATGGTCCTTACTGGTTACTATCTGTCCACCCTCCAAAATTCAGAAGTTCTTGGAAAT TCATATGTCCAAATTACCTGGCCTCCTGTGTAGTGACAACTTGAGTTTGCGAATAGCAGCTGGGGAAGCGATAGCACTTCTGTTTGAGTTGGCGCGCAAGACTGATCAA GACTATTTATATGAAGACACTGGCCAGCTCTGTGAAAAGCTGAAAGCATTGGCAACCGACAGTAATAAATACAGGGCCAAAAACGATCGGCGAAAGCAGCGCTCCATTTTCCGAGATGTCTTGCATTCCATTGAG GATGAAGACTGTCCAGAGGAAACAGTTAAGTTTGGGGTTGAGTGCCTTTACATCGACAGCTGGGCCAGAAGAAGAGCTTATGATGCCTTCAAAGATGTTCTTGGGTCTGGTATCAGACACCACCTGCAG CACAATGAATTGCTGCGAGATATCTTTGAACTGGGTCCTCCTCTCGTATTGGATACTGCTGCTATCAAAGCCAATAAAATTTCAAGGTTTGAAAAG CATCACTACAACTCTGCTGTATTCAAGGCAAGGACAAAGGCAAGAAACAAAGTCCGCGATAAAAGAGCTGATGTACTTTGA
- the LOC140742079 gene encoding interferon-related developmental regulator 2-like isoform X2 → MALSLTEVRADVRGQSPSSARVGFRETVSNGLDLASSTRGRNGAKGETQASDDDLASEVLSHYSSTSETASVPEEGNEAINVQMAQEEAEDKLKECIDNTMDKSAKTRQNALESLRLAFSSKILSDFLVERRVTITDCLERCFKKGKGEEQALAAVVATLLCIQLGPCKEAEDVFKTLKSILINIVCDKSANLAAKHNCATALGTCCYVAANEAEDLASCLTCLESVFSASYVKGDGSVPSHNSQTQVLHCNALQSWSLLVTICPPSKIQKFLEIHMSKLPGLLCSDNLSLRIAAGEAIALLFELARKTDQDYLYEDTGQLCEKLKALATDSNKYRAKNDRRKQRSIFRDVLHSIEDEDCPEETVKFGVECLYIDSWARRRAYDAFKDVLGSGIRHHLQHNELLRDIFELGPPLVLDTAAIKANKISRFEKHHYNSAVFKARTKARNKVRDKRADVL, encoded by the exons GAGGACGAAATGGAGCTAAAGGGGAGACTCAGGCCAGTGATGATGATCTTGCCAGTGAAGTACTCAGTCATTACAGCAGTACCAGTGAGACTGCCAGTGTTCCTGAGGAAG GAAATGAAGCCATTAATGTGCAGATGGCTCAGGAGGAAGCAGAGGATAAGTTGAAGGAATGTATTGATAATACAATGGACAAAAG TGCTAAAACAAGACAAAATGCCCTTGAAAGTCTCAGGCTGGCATTCTCTTCCAAAATCCTATCGGACTTTTTAGTGGAAAGGAGAGTCACTATCACTGATTGTTTGGAACGTTGCTTTAAAAAGG GCAAGGGTGAAGAACAAGCACTTGCAGCTGTTGTCGCAACCCTATTGTGTATTCAGCTAGGACCGTGCAAAGAGGCAGAGGATGTTTTCAAAACCCTGAAATCTATTTTAATTAATATCGTTTGTGACAAATCAGCTAACCTAGCTGCCAAACACAAC TGTGCCACAGCTCTGGGAACGTGCTGCTACGTAGCTGCTAATGAAGCAGAG GACCTTGCATCTTGCCTGACATGTTTGGAGAGTGTCTTCAGTGCTTCATATGTAAAGGGGGATGGATCAGTGCCCTCCCACAATTCTCAGACTCAAGTCCTTCACTGCAATGCCCTGCAGTCATGGTCCTTACTGGTTACTATCTGTCCACCCTCCAAAATTCAGAAGTTCTTGGAAAT TCATATGTCCAAATTACCTGGCCTCCTGTGTAGTGACAACTTGAGTTTGCGAATAGCAGCTGGGGAAGCGATAGCACTTCTGTTTGAGTTGGCGCGCAAGACTGATCAA GACTATTTATATGAAGACACTGGCCAGCTCTGTGAAAAGCTGAAAGCATTGGCAACCGACAGTAATAAATACAGGGCCAAAAACGATCGGCGAAAGCAGCGCTCCATTTTCCGAGATGTCTTGCATTCCATTGAG GATGAAGACTGTCCAGAGGAAACAGTTAAGTTTGGGGTTGAGTGCCTTTACATCGACAGCTGGGCCAGAAGAAGAGCTTATGATGCCTTCAAAGATGTTCTTGGGTCTGGTATCAGACACCACCTGCAG CACAATGAATTGCTGCGAGATATCTTTGAACTGGGTCCTCCTCTCGTATTGGATACTGCTGCTATCAAAGCCAATAAAATTTCAAGGTTTGAAAAG CATCACTACAACTCTGCTGTATTCAAGGCAAGGACAAAGGCAAGAAACAAAGTCCGCGATAAAAGAGCTGATGTACTTTGA
- the LOC140742079 gene encoding interferon-related developmental regulator 2-like isoform X1, with product MAESLIVHWFMCLACVQYLAGSLRHELLQLKASARAAQLEGGRNGAKGETQASDDDLASEVLSHYSSTSETASVPEEGNEAINVQMAQEEAEDKLKECIDNTMDKSAKTRQNALESLRLAFSSKILSDFLVERRVTITDCLERCFKKGKGEEQALAAVVATLLCIQLGPCKEAEDVFKTLKSILINIVCDKSANLAAKHNCATALGTCCYVAANEAEDLASCLTCLESVFSASYVKGDGSVPSHNSQTQVLHCNALQSWSLLVTICPPSKIQKFLEIHMSKLPGLLCSDNLSLRIAAGEAIALLFELARKTDQDYLYEDTGQLCEKLKALATDSNKYRAKNDRRKQRSIFRDVLHSIEDEDCPEETVKFGVECLYIDSWARRRAYDAFKDVLGSGIRHHLQHNELLRDIFELGPPLVLDTAAIKANKISRFEKHHYNSAVFKARTKARNKVRDKRADVL from the exons GAGGACGAAATGGAGCTAAAGGGGAGACTCAGGCCAGTGATGATGATCTTGCCAGTGAAGTACTCAGTCATTACAGCAGTACCAGTGAGACTGCCAGTGTTCCTGAGGAAG GAAATGAAGCCATTAATGTGCAGATGGCTCAGGAGGAAGCAGAGGATAAGTTGAAGGAATGTATTGATAATACAATGGACAAAAG TGCTAAAACAAGACAAAATGCCCTTGAAAGTCTCAGGCTGGCATTCTCTTCCAAAATCCTATCGGACTTTTTAGTGGAAAGGAGAGTCACTATCACTGATTGTTTGGAACGTTGCTTTAAAAAGG GCAAGGGTGAAGAACAAGCACTTGCAGCTGTTGTCGCAACCCTATTGTGTATTCAGCTAGGACCGTGCAAAGAGGCAGAGGATGTTTTCAAAACCCTGAAATCTATTTTAATTAATATCGTTTGTGACAAATCAGCTAACCTAGCTGCCAAACACAAC TGTGCCACAGCTCTGGGAACGTGCTGCTACGTAGCTGCTAATGAAGCAGAG GACCTTGCATCTTGCCTGACATGTTTGGAGAGTGTCTTCAGTGCTTCATATGTAAAGGGGGATGGATCAGTGCCCTCCCACAATTCTCAGACTCAAGTCCTTCACTGCAATGCCCTGCAGTCATGGTCCTTACTGGTTACTATCTGTCCACCCTCCAAAATTCAGAAGTTCTTGGAAAT TCATATGTCCAAATTACCTGGCCTCCTGTGTAGTGACAACTTGAGTTTGCGAATAGCAGCTGGGGAAGCGATAGCACTTCTGTTTGAGTTGGCGCGCAAGACTGATCAA GACTATTTATATGAAGACACTGGCCAGCTCTGTGAAAAGCTGAAAGCATTGGCAACCGACAGTAATAAATACAGGGCCAAAAACGATCGGCGAAAGCAGCGCTCCATTTTCCGAGATGTCTTGCATTCCATTGAG GATGAAGACTGTCCAGAGGAAACAGTTAAGTTTGGGGTTGAGTGCCTTTACATCGACAGCTGGGCCAGAAGAAGAGCTTATGATGCCTTCAAAGATGTTCTTGGGTCTGGTATCAGACACCACCTGCAG CACAATGAATTGCTGCGAGATATCTTTGAACTGGGTCCTCCTCTCGTATTGGATACTGCTGCTATCAAAGCCAATAAAATTTCAAGGTTTGAAAAG CATCACTACAACTCTGCTGTATTCAAGGCAAGGACAAAGGCAAGAAACAAAGTCCGCGATAAAAGAGCTGATGTACTTTGA